CCAGCTGACTGCTTGCTTAACATACCTTTGATCTTAGCTTCCTGATCTTGATCGATCGAGGACATGTGATTTTTTACTTCGATACCCAAGTTCTTCGCGATATCGATGACGTCTTTATTATCGACGTGCATTTCTTTGGCAAATTCATAAACGCGTTTTTTGCCCATTTCTTCACGCTCCCTGCAATTTAGGTGAGCAGCTGTTGCATCTTCTTAGCGAAGCCCGCATCCACAACGGCAATGATCGAGCGATCACTGCCGATGGCCTGCGAAAGTTCCATTTTGGAAAACTCTGTAACCAAAGGAACTTCATAATAGCTGCTTTTATCCGAAAACTTCTTGCGGGTGTTGGCACTAGCATCATTGGCAACATAAACCAATTTAGCTTCACGCGAGCGAATCGCTCCTAAGACCAGATTATCTCCGGTGACTAAGCGACTGGCGCGGCGGGCCAAACCCAATAAATTCAATACGGCTTGTTTTTGCATCGTCACTTGCCGAATAGTTCTTGACGAGCCTTTTGATGATCGACATACGCGAATAGGTCATCATAAAAGGTTGGTTCAATCGTGATTCCAAATGCTGCGTCAATCAGCTTCTTACCCTTTGCTGCTTTCACAGCGGCTGGATCAAGTGCCACATAGGCACCGCGACCAGCAGCTTTGCCGGTAGGATCGATGGCGACAACATTTTCTTTGTTCTTCACGATGCGAACCAGTTCTTTTTTCGGCATCATCTGATTGCTTAGCAAGTCCTTGCGCATTGGAATCTTACGCTTTTTCATGGCTCGCCTCCTTAAGCTTGCGCCGGATGATCGGTTGCACTCGGCGTTACAGGCGCTTGATCAGCTGAATCTGGTGCATCTGAGGCGGTTTTGGCGTCGTCGGCATCATCTGCTGCAGCGGCATCACTGTCAGGCGTTGTCTCAGCGTCAGTTGCTGCATCTGCGTTGTCGTTAGTTTCAGCAGCCGCTTCAGCCTCTGCTTCAGGCAATTCATCATCATCAACGAATTCAACTTCAGATTCAGGCTTGATGTGAATCTTATAGCCGGTCAGCTTGGCAGCAAGTCGCGCATTTTGCCCCTTTTTACCAATTGCCAAGGACAACTGGTAATCCGGCACAATCACAGTAGCGGAACGATCATTGGCCTCATCATTGAATTGAACCGCGATAACCTGAGCCGGATTCAAAGCGTTGGCAATGTAATCCGCTGGGTCTTCCTCCCATTGCACAACATCCATGTTCTCACCTGAAAGCTCGTTAACGACGGCTTGAACGCGCGCACCACGCGGACCAACAGTCGTGCCGACAGCATCAACAGCGTCATTGGTTGATCGCACAGCGATTTTAGTCCGATCGCCTGCTTCACGAGCAATGTTGACAATTTCTACCGTGCCGTCAAAAATTTCTGGCACTTCCTGTTCAAACAACCGCTTAACCAGACCCGGATGTGTTCGACTAACGAAAACTTGCGGACCCTTGCTCGTGTTTTCAACCTTGGTCACATAAACCTTGATGCGATCATGGGCTTCATACTTCTCATTAGGCATCTGATCTTGACGGCCTAAGACCGCTTCGATTTTACCCAAGTTGACGTAGATGAACCGATTATCTCGGCGCTCAACGACCCCTTGAAGAATCTCATCTTCATACTGTGAATATTCGTCATAAACAATACTGCGTTCAGCTTCACGAACCCGCTGCATAATAACCTGCTTAGCAGTTTGTGCAGCGATGCGCCCGAAGTCTTTTGGTGTGACCTCAAATTTGATTTGGTCACCGATTTCATAAGCCTTGTTAATCGCCAGCGCTTCTTTCAAGCTGACTTCCAGCCGTGAATCGAAAACTTCGTCAGTAACTTCCTTCACCGCATAAATGTGAATGTCACCTTGCTTAGGATCAAATTCGACGTCCACATTTTGCGCTTGGTTGTAATTGCGCTTGTAAGCAGAAACCAAAGCGGCTTCCAAAGCTTCAATCACGACCTCTTTTTTGACACCCTTTTCTTGCTCAAGAGCGTCAAGTGCTTGGATCATTTCCTTTGACATGCTTTTCTTACCTCCACTAGAACTCGATCGCCAACCGCGCTGAAGCGATCAACTGCCGGTCAATGACCTGATCGAACTTGCGGCTCTTATCTTTGACCGTCAATGTCAACTGGTCAGGCAATAGCTCCTTTAAAGTCCCTTCAAAAACCTTCTTGCCGTCCAGTTTCTTGAATAAAGAGACATGGATATAGTCGCCAACTGCTTGTTCATAATCAGTTTCATGTTTCAAGGGCCGTTCTGCACCAGGACTTGAAACCTCAAGGAAATATTGCTGCGGGATTGGATCGGGATCCATGGCATCTAGCTTTTCTGACAAGGCTTCACTGACCATCACACATTCGTCCAGTGTAATGCCGCCTGTCTTGTCAATATACACACGCAGGTACCACCCGCCGCCTTCCTTCACAAACTCGACATCCGTGAGGTAAAAATGATGGTCGTCCAAAATCGGTTTGACCAAAGCGGTCACGGTTTCAACAACCGATTGCGTACTCAAGCCACCGCCTCCTTTACTTTCTCATTCAAGACTAACACTTCTGACGTCTCCAGATGCGAACATGGTGACGTTCGCCAATAAAAAGAGTGAGCATCGCTGCTCACTCACTGCCAGAACCTTACATTACTATTGATACAATACCATAGATTGTTACTACTTGCAAACTAGCAGACCTTTGTGCTAGTAAGCCTGTAAGCCAATTCATCGCATTTTTTCTAAACATTCATGACAGTTTGCATGAAACCGCATTAAGCCTAGAATAAACCGTCAAATAGCGATAATTGGTTTTCGTCTGGCAAGTCATCCAAGACATGGTTTGTTGTCATATAATCAATCAACGTTTTCGAAACCTTACCACGATTAGCCAGATCTTCCTTGGACAGGAATGGTTTTTCTTCACGAGCGGCCACGATTTGCTTGGCAACGTTATCGCCCAGGCCCGGAACAGCACGGAATGGTGCCAGAATCGTGTGATCATCCTGAATCAAGAAATTGTGCGAATCCGACTTCGTGACATCAATCATTTTAATCTTAAAGCCGCGTTCGAGACATTCATTGGCGATTTCCAAAACCGTCAGCAACTGCTTTTCCTTGGTAGAGGCATCCATGCCCTTATCGGTAATCTCCTTCATGGCCGCTTTGACTGCTTCCTTGCCATGACTCATGGCGGCAAGATCAAAGTCTTCAGCTCGAACCGAGAAATATGCCGTGTAATAGATCAACGGGTAATGGACCTTGAACCAAGCAATTCGTAGCGCCATTAAGATATAGGCGGTCGCATGTGCTTTCGGAAACATGTACTTGATCTTTAAGCAGGACTCGATATACCAATCAGGCACGTTCTCGTTTTCACGCATTGCCTTTTGCCAATCATCTGGAATACCGCGACCTTTACGCACATGTTCCATGATGTTAAAGGCCATTGAATCTTCCATGCCCCAGTGAATCAAGTCCATCATAATGTTGTCACGACAACCAATGACTTCTTTAAGCGTGACAATGCCTTGCTTAATCAGTTCTTCAGCGTTACCTAACCAAACATCGGTCCCGTGAGACAAACCGGAAATCTGTAACAGTTCGCTGAAGGTTGTTGGCTTGGTTTCCTCAAGCATTCCGCGAACAAAACGCGTCCCAAATTCTGGAATGCCTAACGTCCCCATTTTCGAGTTAATCTGTTCCGGCGTGACACCCAGACTCTTGGTGCCGGAAAAAAGCGCCATGACGCCAGGATCGTCCGTTGGAATTGATTTTGGCTCAACCCCGGACAAATCTTGCAGCATCCGGATCATCGTCGGGTCATCATGCCCCAGCACGTCCATTTTCAAAATATTGTCATGGATGGAATGGAAATCAAAGTGCGTGGTCATCCAGGCAGCATTTTGATCATCAGCTGGGTACTGAATCGGTGTGAAATCATAAATATCCATGTCAGCGGGCACGATCAAAATACCTGCCGGGTGTTGCCCAGTGGTACGTTTAACCCCCGTGTCACCTTGCGCCAGCCGATCAATCTCGGCACCGCGCAGTTGCTGTCCCGTGTCACGTTCATATGCTTTAACATAACCATACGCCGTTTTGTCTGCAACCGTGCCAATGGTCCCAGCACGGAAACTATGATCCTCACCGAACATGACTTTGATATAGTTATGTGCAATTGGCTGATAGTCACCCGAAAAATTCAGATCAATATCCGGCACTTTATCACCGTGGAAGCCTAAGAAAGTTTCAAACGGAATATCGTGGCCATCTTTATGCAAATCAGCGCCGCATTTAGGGCATTGTTTATCTGGCAAATCAAAACCGGACCCGATTTCGCCATGAGTGAAGAATTCGCTGTATTGACAGTTAGGACAACGATAATGCGGCGGCAGAGGATTAACCTCAGTAATGCCGGCCATCGTTGCGGCTAAACTGGACCCAACTGATCCTCGAGAGCCAACCAAGTATCCGTCTTTATTGGACTTCAAAACCAGCCGTTGCGCGATGTTGTAAATAACAGAGAACCCGTTACCGATGATACTTTTTAGTTCTTTATCGAGTCGCTGCGCCACAATGTCTGGCAAAGGATCGCCATACAATTCATGCGCCGTGGTCATCACGTCATGTTTCAGATTTTCTTCCACCCCAGGTACTTCAGGTGTGTAAAGCTTATCCTTCACCGGCGTAATATCATCGTCAACCCAGTTGGCAATCAAGTTAGAATTATCAACTACCAGCTCGTGGGCCTTCTCTTCCCCAAGCCAACTAAAATCGGTCAGCATCTCACTTGTCGAACGAAAATGCACATCTGGCAAACTGTGGCGATTGAGCGGATTGGCTCCGCCTTGACTATGAATCAGAATCTGTCGATAAATCGCGTCATGTTGATCCAAATAATGGGCGTCGCCTGTCGCTACGACTGGTTTTTCCAGTTCCGATCCGATTTTGATGATTTTTTGAATAATATCTTTTAGATGTGCCTCGCCTTTGATCAAACCAGCCTCGATCAAAGGTTGATAGACAGGTAATGGTTGCACTTCTAGATAATCATAAAATGACGCTTTGGCGCGGGCCTCCGCTTCGCCTTTTTGCATCATTGCTGTGAAAACTTCGCCGTTGGAACAAGCCGAACCGACTAACAAGCCTTCACGCAGTTTTTGCAGCTGACTGCGTGGCACCCGTGGCACCCGATAGAAGTACTTAACATTAGACAACGATACTAATTTGAAAAGGTTTTTCAATCCCGCTTGTGTTTTCGCAAAAACAATCGCGTGACTTGGCCGGGCAGCTTTATAGGCATCCCCCGCCCCAACCCGATCATTCAACTGATTGAGGGTCGTCATGCCATACATCTTGGCCGCTTCTTTTTCCAAAGCATAAAGCAGATAACCAGTTGCCTCGGCATCGGCATTAGCGCGATGATGATGTTCTAGGCTGACTTTGTACTGCTTCGCCAAGGTATCGAGTTTGTGATTCTTCCGTTCTGGATGCAGCATCCGCGACAATTCCAAGGTATCGATGACCGGATTGTCAATATCTGCCAATCCATGCCGCTCGTAACCATTATCCAAAAAGCCAACATCGAAAGTCACATTATGACCCACCATAATGGCACCGTCGCAAAACTGCTGAAACAATTTGAAAACATCGACTTCAGACTTCGATCCATGCACCATGTCATCAGTGATATGTGTCAAATTAATTGTCAGTTCAGAAAGTGGGAAACCCGGATCGATCATTTCTTCGAATTGATCAATCACTTTGCCGTCTTTCATTTTGACGGCAGCCAATTCAATCACTTTGTCGTAAACCGCAGATAAGCCAGTGGTTTCAACGTCAAAAACCACATATTCAGCGCTGGCTAAATCACGCGGCTCATCTGCTCGGTAAGCAACCGGCGTGCCATCATCAACTAAGTTTATCTCGACGCCATAAAGCATTTTTAAACCGGCTTTGACAGCGGCTGAATGCGCCTCTGGATAAGCCTGCAAACCTGCATGGTCAGTGACAGCAATCGCCTTATGCCCCCACTCTTTAGCCCGCTTCACATAGTCGCTAATTGGATTCATAGCGTCCATTTGACTCATATTGGTGTGCAGATGTAATTCAACACGTTTCTCACCTTCAGCATCATCGGTTGGGTCCGGATGGGAGACAGTTTGAATATCCTGTGCATTAATCGTCAGCTCACGGGAATAGTTGTCCTCTTGAACACTGCCTCGCACGCGTAGCCACTGACCTTTTTGAATGCGCGCAAACATGGCTTCATCTTCTGGACCATTGCTGAATTTTTTTGCAATGAAGCTGGAGCTATAGTCAGTCACTTTGAAAATTAGTAACTGCCGCTTAGATCGCAGTTCCCGAACCTCAACATCAAAAACATAGCCTTCAACCGTCACTGAACGTTCCTCTTGCGTGATGGTCACCATTTGTTGCGGGGCATCGGTCATTTTCATCTGCCGCCCCATTTGAACTGGGCCGTCAGTTTGAACTTGTTTTTGTTTAGCCGCTTGCTGCTTCACTACTTCTGCAGCAGCCTTGGCCATTTTAGCGGTTTCTTCAGCTCTTTGAGCCTGAAAAGCCGCCATCGATTGGGCTGCTTGTTCCTCATCAACTTCGGCTTGCATCCGTAAGCCAGAGAAGCCAACCTGACGATAAGTTTCTTCGAGCTTACCGAGCCCTTGCTGAATCAAGTATTGCCGAATTTGCTCATTTTCGGTTTTGATCACAGCACGATCATTCTCAAGTGTTGGCACTTGTTTTTCACATAACTCGCGAACAATTCCTGTCCCAATTTCGGCATGGGTCACGACGTACTGCCAATATTGAGCTAATAACTCGTCAGTAATGGTTGGCTGGGTTACCACCACCGATAAATCAGTCGCAGCAATCTGTTGAAACACTAACGGCAACTTGGTCGCAATTGCATTGAAAGTCTGAAATGGCAGGATCGCGTCAAACCCCAAAGTGAAATCATAACGCCGAGATTGTTCATGAATGGTCACGTTTTGTACCGTGCCGCTGGTCAACGAAGGATCTTGTCGGACATCTGCCGCCAAGTCGAGTTGATCCAATAATTTTTCAAACATCTCATGTTGGGATAAAGCCAAATTGTGCACCCCTCTTAGATGGCAGGAAACGACCAAAGCAGCTGCTTCAGTCGTCTCCTCAGTCTATCAATTATCTTGTTCTTGCTTATTCAGCTGACCCATCAGAATCTTGATCGAGCTGATCAATTCTTCTTTTTTAACTTCGATTGTCTCGCCGGTTTTACGCAGTTTCAGTTCAACAATCTCGTCAACCGCTTTTTTACCGACCGTGACACGTAATGGTACACCAATCAAATCAGAATCTGCGAACTTAACCCCTGGGCGTTCGTTACGATCATCAACCAAAACGCTGTAACCTGCAACTTCTAGCATTGTTTCAATCGAAGCCGTCAGTGACTTTTGTTCTTCGCGCTTCAGATTAACTGGAATGAGATGAATATCAAACGGGGCAATCGTAGTTGGCCAAACTAGCCCATGTTCATCTGCTTGCTGTTCCGCAATCGCAGAAAGCAGACGGGAAACGCCAATCCCATATGAACCCATGATGATCGGTTGACTGCGGCCATTCTCGTCAAGAAAATTAGCTCCCATAGTTTCCGTGTATCGGGTTCCTAACTTGAAGATGTGGCCAATTTCAATCCCGCGTGTAAACTTCAGGACACCTTGGCCATCTGGAGAAACTTCGCCTTCAGTCACAAATCGAATATCGGCATAGGTTTCCGGGGTAACATCACGATCAAAATTGACGTTAAGCAAATGCGTGTGCACTTTATTAGCGCCGGCGACAAGATTAGTCAGGTCACTTAGACTATTGTCGGCAATGATCCGCACATCCTTATCGACATTCACCGGCCCAATATTACCGACTTCTGCGTGCATCACGGTCTGCACTTGTTCAGGAGTCGCCATATCAAGAAAGTCAGCATTCAACAAATTCTTTAACTTAGTCGGATTGACTTCATAGTCACCACGAACCAAGGCCAATACCGGTGCGCCATCAGCCATGAAAAGGACAGCTTTGATCAATTTCTTTTCCGGTACCTTCAAGAATTCCGCGACTTCAGCGATCGTTTTGGCATCCTTAGTATCAACAGGTTCGAGCGCTGCCTTTTCTTCGACCCCTTGTTTTGGCAACGCCATGCTGGTTGCCATTTCAAGGTTCGCTGCATAGTCAGAACTATCTGAATAAACAATCGTATCTTCACCAATATCAGCAATCGCGGAAAATTCTTTTGAATCCTTACCACCCATGGCACCGCCGTCACCGATGATCGACCGATAGCGCAAGCCTAACCGATCAAAGATATTGGTATAAGCATGTTCCATCTGCCGATAAATGGTATCCAAATCCTGGTCATTACTAGTAAAGGAATAAGCATCTTGCATGATGAATTCCCGACCACGTAAAACACCATAACGCGGACGATCTTCATCACGAAACTTATCCTGAATTTGATACAACACCAATGGCATCCGCTTGTAGGATTTTAATTCATTACGGACCAAATCGGTGAAGGTTTCTTCGTGCGTCGGGCCTAAGATCATTTTCCGGTCCTGACGATTCTTCAATTTAAATAAATTAGGACCGTAAGTTTCATAACGTCCGGATTCTTCCCATAATTCAGCTGGCAAGAGAACAGGCATTTTCATTTTAACAGCATCGATTTTGGTCATTTCATCGTCAATAATGGCTTCAATCCGTGCTAAAACGCGTTCCGCAAGTGGTAAATAAGCATAAACGCCTGCTTGAATCTGACGCACAAAGCCAGACCGCAACATCATCTTATGCGACTTGGCCTCCGCTGAGCTCGGTACTTCTTTTTCTGTGGGAATAAACATCCGTGATTGTTTCATGTCAGCCTCCAAAGCTAGAATATTTTAAAAGTAGCGCATGATATCGTTAATTGTGACCGCTAGCATTAATAGAACCATCAGGCCCAAGCCAATCATGGTCACAACGCCTTCCGTTTCCGGTTTTAATGGCTTACGGCGAATAATTTCGATCAGGTTCAAAAGAATTTTACCACCATCAAGCACTGGAATCGGCAACAAATTGGTAATCCCTAAGCCGAGACTCAAGTAACCCATAAAGAAGAGTAATCCTTGAATACCGCCTTTGGCACTTTGACTCGTCATGGTATAAATACCAACCGGGCCAGCCAGTTTATTGAGTGAAAAACCGCCGGTCACCATGGATTTGAGCACGTCCCAAGTGCGGACAGCCAAATTCCAAGTTTGAGAAAAACCAAAAGGAATGGCATTTGCTGGGGACTTATCGACGTGTGCTTCAACCCCGATCTTGCCTTCTTTATTCGGCTTGATCACGATGTTCTTGCTTTTACCGTTTTCCTTCACGGTAAATGTCACTGATTTACCGGCATTTTTACTGACGATCTTTGAAAGATCCGTGAATGATGACATTTTTTGACCGTCAATCGTTTGCACCGTCGCATTGGACTTAAGACCAGCTTCTGCGGCTGGATAACCTGGCACAACTGTTCCGATTTGGTTGGTATTGAGCACCTGAACACCAAAAAACAGACCGTAAATAATAAAAGCTAGAATCGCGAGTAAGAAGTTATTCATCGGACCGGCGAAGTTGACCAATAACCGGCGCCAAACCGGGGCGTTTTGAAACTGAACGTCTTCTGGCGCGATCTGAACCTCGGTTCCGTCTTCTTCAATGATCGTCGCATCGTGGTCAACCTGCCAAGTTTGCAAGGCTGTTTCATCCCCGTTTGGATAACCTTCAATCACCAGATCCTTAACTAAATCGACGCGACTCACTTGAACCGGCATTCCGCCGGCCAAAGTCGTTTTGTCACTGGCATTAATCCGGACAACCTTGCCTTGATCGTTAAGAATCAGGCTCAGCATCGTCCCGGGCTTAATCTCGTCCTCCTCATCTTGCCAGCCAGCCATGCGGACGTATCCGCCAAGTGGTAGCAACCGCAGCGTGTAGGTCGTATTGTTCTTGTGCGACGCCCACAGCTTCGAGCCCATACCGATCGAAAATTCCCGGACTAGAATGCCGCTGCGTTTTGCAAAGTAAAAATGGCCAAACTCGTGAACTACCACAAGAATGCAGAAGATAACGATAAAGGCGATGATAGTGGTCATAAAATCTCCTTAATGGTTAGACAATGCCAAACAGATGCAGCATCGGCAAAACCAGCAACAAACTGTCAAAACGGTCGAGAATCCCACCGTGCCCTGGAAGAATCTTGCCGGAATCTTTGACGCCATAGAAGCGTTTCAAAGCAGATTCGATTAGATCCCCAATCTGACCGATAACGGACAAAAATAGGGCGATCCCCATCATCGGCCAGAAGGTATAGTACTGCGGGAAGAACATCAGATAGATGGCGGCAGTGATCAACGCCAGTGCAATCCCGCCAAGACTGCCTTCGATGGTTTTATTAGGACTGATAGCCGGCCACAACTTATGACGGCCCAACTTACGGCCAATCATATAAGCCCCAGTGTCCGTCAGCCACACAATCAGCAAAGCAAACATCAAGGTGTCCAAGCCAGCATCATTACGAACACTAATCAGATAATGAAAACCGGTGCCAATATAAAAGAAGGACAATACTGACACACCAATGTCGTCAAAGGTAGTTTTATTCTTGGTCGTGACGGTCAGGAATAGCAACAGCGCTACCGCAATATATATTAAATCGATTCGTCCAAGAAAAGCAGGCAGCCAGCGGAAAAAACTGTTAGGCAGAACAACCACCAGCACACCAAGAGCAGCGATTAGATAATCAGCCGAAACCAGAATTCGTTTCCGCATGATAAACACTTCTGACAAAGCGATCACTGCTAAAACTGCACCGGCAATATCAATCCAACCGCCACCAGCAATCAAAATCGGTATAAAGATAGCCAAGGCAACGACTGCCGTAATGACCCGTTGTTTCATCGTAATAAATCCTCCATTACCAAAAAATAGCTGTTTTATTTTTTTAACCCGCCAAATCGGCGATCCCGTGCCTGATATTCAGCAATCGCTGCTTCTAGAGCTGCAGGCGAAAAGTCTGGCCAATAATCATCCACGAATACCAACTCACTGTAAGCAATCTGCCAAAGCAAGAAATTTGAAATTCGCAGTTCGCCGCTGGTGCGAATCAATAAGTCCGGATCAGCTAGGTCGCCAAGAAATCCGGTCATCAACGCATTGGCAAAGTGACGGTCATCAATATCATCCGGAGATAACTCGCCTTCCTGAACTTGTTTAGCGAGCTTTTGTGCTGCATGGACAAGCTCGTCACGTCCGCCATAATTCAATGCAAAGTTAAGAATCA
This genomic window from Lacticaseibacillus paracasei subsp. paracasei contains:
- a CDS encoding DNA polymerase III subunit alpha, with the protein product MALSQHEMFEKLLDQLDLAADVRQDPSLTSGTVQNVTIHEQSRRYDFTLGFDAILPFQTFNAIATKLPLVFQQIAATDLSVVVTQPTITDELLAQYWQYVVTHAEIGTGIVRELCEKQVPTLENDRAVIKTENEQIRQYLIQQGLGKLEETYRQVGFSGLRMQAEVDEEQAAQSMAAFQAQRAEETAKMAKAAAEVVKQQAAKQKQVQTDGPVQMGRQMKMTDAPQQMVTITQEERSVTVEGYVFDVEVRELRSKRQLLIFKVTDYSSSFIAKKFSNGPEDEAMFARIQKGQWLRVRGSVQEDNYSRELTINAQDIQTVSHPDPTDDAEGEKRVELHLHTNMSQMDAMNPISDYVKRAKEWGHKAIAVTDHAGLQAYPEAHSAAVKAGLKMLYGVEINLVDDGTPVAYRADEPRDLASAEYVVFDVETTGLSAVYDKVIELAAVKMKDGKVIDQFEEMIDPGFPLSELTINLTHITDDMVHGSKSEVDVFKLFQQFCDGAIMVGHNVTFDVGFLDNGYERHGLADIDNPVIDTLELSRMLHPERKNHKLDTLAKQYKVSLEHHHRANADAEATGYLLYALEKEAAKMYGMTTLNQLNDRVGAGDAYKAARPSHAIVFAKTQAGLKNLFKLVSLSNVKYFYRVPRVPRSQLQKLREGLLVGSACSNGEVFTAMMQKGEAEARAKASFYDYLEVQPLPVYQPLIEAGLIKGEAHLKDIIQKIIKIGSELEKPVVATGDAHYLDQHDAIYRQILIHSQGGANPLNRHSLPDVHFRSTSEMLTDFSWLGEEKAHELVVDNSNLIANWVDDDITPVKDKLYTPEVPGVEENLKHDVMTTAHELYGDPLPDIVAQRLDKELKSIIGNGFSVIYNIAQRLVLKSNKDGYLVGSRGSVGSSLAATMAGITEVNPLPPHYRCPNCQYSEFFTHGEIGSGFDLPDKQCPKCGADLHKDGHDIPFETFLGFHGDKVPDIDLNFSGDYQPIAHNYIKVMFGEDHSFRAGTIGTVADKTAYGYVKAYERDTGQQLRGAEIDRLAQGDTGVKRTTGQHPAGILIVPADMDIYDFTPIQYPADDQNAAWMTTHFDFHSIHDNILKMDVLGHDDPTMIRMLQDLSGVEPKSIPTDDPGVMALFSGTKSLGVTPEQINSKMGTLGIPEFGTRFVRGMLEETKPTTFSELLQISGLSHGTDVWLGNAEELIKQGIVTLKEVIGCRDNIMMDLIHWGMEDSMAFNIMEHVRKGRGIPDDWQKAMRENENVPDWYIESCLKIKYMFPKAHATAYILMALRIAWFKVHYPLIYYTAYFSVRAEDFDLAAMSHGKEAVKAAMKEITDKGMDASTKEKQLLTVLEIANECLERGFKIKMIDVTKSDSHNFLIQDDHTILAPFRAVPGLGDNVAKQIVAAREEKPFLSKEDLANRGKVSKTLIDYMTTNHVLDDLPDENQLSLFDGLF
- a CDS encoding phosphatidate cytidylyltransferase, which codes for MKQRVITAVVALAIFIPILIAGGGWIDIAGAVLAVIALSEVFIMRKRILVSADYLIAALGVLVVVLPNSFFRWLPAFLGRIDLIYIAVALLLFLTVTTKNKTTFDDIGVSVLSFFYIGTGFHYLISVRNDAGLDTLMFALLIVWLTDTGAYMIGRKLGRHKLWPAISPNKTIEGSLGGIALALITAAIYLMFFPQYYTFWPMMGIALFLSVIGQIGDLIESALKRFYGVKDSGKILPGHGGILDRFDSLLLVLPMLHLFGIV
- the rimP gene encoding ribosome maturation factor RimP gives rise to the protein MSTQSVVETVTALVKPILDDHHFYLTDVEFVKEGGGWYLRVYIDKTGGITLDECVMVSEALSEKLDAMDPDPIPQQYFLEVSSPGAERPLKHETDYEQAVGDYIHVSLFKKLDGKKVFEGTLKELLPDQLTLTVKDKSRKFDQVIDRQLIASARLAIEF
- a CDS encoding proline--tRNA ligase; amino-acid sequence: MKQSRMFIPTEKEVPSSAEAKSHKMMLRSGFVRQIQAGVYAYLPLAERVLARIEAIIDDEMTKIDAVKMKMPVLLPAELWEESGRYETYGPNLFKLKNRQDRKMILGPTHEETFTDLVRNELKSYKRMPLVLYQIQDKFRDEDRPRYGVLRGREFIMQDAYSFTSNDQDLDTIYRQMEHAYTNIFDRLGLRYRSIIGDGGAMGGKDSKEFSAIADIGEDTIVYSDSSDYAANLEMATSMALPKQGVEEKAALEPVDTKDAKTIAEVAEFLKVPEKKLIKAVLFMADGAPVLALVRGDYEVNPTKLKNLLNADFLDMATPEQVQTVMHAEVGNIGPVNVDKDVRIIADNSLSDLTNLVAGANKVHTHLLNVNFDRDVTPETYADIRFVTEGEVSPDGQGVLKFTRGIEIGHIFKLGTRYTETMGANFLDENGRSQPIIMGSYGIGVSRLLSAIAEQQADEHGLVWPTTIAPFDIHLIPVNLKREEQKSLTASIETMLEVAGYSVLVDDRNERPGVKFADSDLIGVPLRVTVGKKAVDEIVELKLRKTGETIEVKKEELISSIKILMGQLNKQEQDN
- the rnpM gene encoding RNase P modulator RnpM — its product is MKKRKIPMRKDLLSNQMMPKKELVRIVKNKENVVAIDPTGKAAGRGAYVALDPAAVKAAKGKKLIDAAFGITIEPTFYDDLFAYVDHQKARQELFGK
- a CDS encoding YlxQ-related RNA-binding protein, coding for MQKQAVLNLLGLARRASRLVTGDNLVLGAIRSREAKLVYVANDASANTRKKFSDKSSYYEVPLVTEFSKMELSQAIGSDRSIIAVVDAGFAKKMQQLLT
- the rseP gene encoding RIP metalloprotease RseP, whose product is MTTIIAFIVIFCILVVVHEFGHFYFAKRSGILVREFSIGMGSKLWASHKNNTTYTLRLLPLGGYVRMAGWQDEEDEIKPGTMLSLILNDQGKVVRINASDKTTLAGGMPVQVSRVDLVKDLVIEGYPNGDETALQTWQVDHDATIIEEDGTEVQIAPEDVQFQNAPVWRRLLVNFAGPMNNFLLAILAFIIYGLFFGVQVLNTNQIGTVVPGYPAAEAGLKSNATVQTIDGQKMSSFTDLSKIVSKNAGKSVTFTVKENGKSKNIVIKPNKEGKIGVEAHVDKSPANAIPFGFSQTWNLAVRTWDVLKSMVTGGFSLNKLAGPVGIYTMTSQSAKGGIQGLLFFMGYLSLGLGITNLLPIPVLDGGKILLNLIEIIRRKPLKPETEGVVTMIGLGLMVLLMLAVTINDIMRYF
- the nusA gene encoding transcription termination factor NusA produces the protein MSKEMIQALDALEQEKGVKKEVVIEALEAALVSAYKRNYNQAQNVDVEFDPKQGDIHIYAVKEVTDEVFDSRLEVSLKEALAINKAYEIGDQIKFEVTPKDFGRIAAQTAKQVIMQRVREAERSIVYDEYSQYEDEILQGVVERRDNRFIYVNLGKIEAVLGRQDQMPNEKYEAHDRIKVYVTKVENTSKGPQVFVSRTHPGLVKRLFEQEVPEIFDGTVEIVNIAREAGDRTKIAVRSTNDAVDAVGTTVGPRGARVQAVVNELSGENMDVVQWEEDPADYIANALNPAQVIAVQFNDEANDRSATVIVPDYQLSLAIGKKGQNARLAAKLTGYKIHIKPESEVEFVDDDELPEAEAEAAAETNDNADAATDAETTPDSDAAAADDADDAKTASDAPDSADQAPVTPSATDHPAQA